The following are from one region of the Nicotiana tomentosiformis chromosome 7, ASM39032v3, whole genome shotgun sequence genome:
- the LOC138895552 gene encoding uncharacterized protein, which translates to MNVDEQKRQKRFGRLRPPSFSGTELEYAQDLLDICQRILRTTGILETSGFSFTTLKLTGTAFRWWETYERSRPVGVAPLSWHEFSVLFLEKFVPQTRRSCAGSSRIYVRRTFWLVTTEREKIKRFINGLNQQFHFVMTLGNATGAKFDEVVDSARRLEMVHI; encoded by the exons ATGAATGTCGATGAGCAGAAGAGACaaaagaggtttgggagactccgtcctccatcattcagtggaaCTGAGTTAGAGTATGCTCAAGATTTATTGGACATATGCCAGCGTATTCTTcgtacaacgggtattctggagactagtgggttCTCATTTACTACTTTGAAGCTGACCGGgacagccttcagatggtgggagacttatgagaggagtaGACCAGTTGGTgtagcaccactttcatggcatgagttctctgtattattcttggagaagtttgtgccacagacaaggaggagctgcgcaggcagttcaagAATCTACGTTAGGAGGAcct TTTGGTTGGTtaccactgagagggagaagattaagaggttcattaatggcctcaaccagcagtttcattttgttatgactctgggGAATGCAACAGGTGCTaaattcgacgaggtggttgatagtgCTCGGCGGCTAGAGATGGTCCATAtttag